A region of Dermabacter vaginalis DNA encodes the following proteins:
- a CDS encoding winged helix-turn-helix domain-containing protein, translating into MSVTLTVELPATSHPREVTLLADSLRAHAHSLATAKGGTAHVQVASEPGPRPARFTAVPGQSATASIPPRPAGKPQALRPRKAGVVSPNAPARRDAEAARLRLLQSRSVSPVSAPGAASALSPASPSLPGRRGARLAQPSLVIDLFGRRVRIDGEDVDLTHREFELLAYLARKARCIVSREELMSEVWNSAGSEAGERTVDVHIRRVRNKLGRYRKLISTVRGSGYRLELGSDVALLGTK; encoded by the coding sequence GTGAGCGTGACGCTCACCGTTGAGCTTCCCGCTACGAGCCATCCGCGTGAGGTCACGCTTCTCGCGGATTCGCTGCGTGCCCACGCCCACTCGCTCGCCACCGCCAAAGGTGGAACCGCGCACGTGCAGGTGGCGTCGGAACCCGGACCCCGCCCCGCCCGTTTTACCGCCGTGCCCGGCCAGAGCGCGACCGCTTCGATCCCGCCGCGCCCCGCAGGCAAACCGCAAGCGCTGCGCCCGCGCAAAGCCGGAGTCGTGTCACCGAACGCTCCCGCGAGGCGCGATGCCGAAGCTGCGCGTTTGCGTCTGCTTCAGTCACGCTCGGTGAGTCCGGTAAGTGCTCCGGGGGCTGCGAGCGCGCTCAGCCCCGCGAGCCCATCACTTCCCGGGCGCCGGGGTGCCCGCCTCGCACAGCCCTCACTCGTGATCGACCTCTTTGGGCGCCGCGTACGGATCGACGGTGAGGACGTGGACCTCACGCATCGCGAATTCGAGCTATTGGCGTATCTTGCCCGCAAGGCGCGCTGCATCGTTTCGCGCGAAGAACTCATGAGCGAGGTGTGGAACTCGGCGGGCAGCGAGGCGGGCGAGCGCACCGTTGACGTGCATATTCGCCGTGTGCGCAACAAGCTGGGGCGCTACCGGAAGCTCATTTCGACCGTGCGAGGTTCGGGTTACCGGCTCGAGCTTGGGAGCGATGTCGCGCTTTTGGGAACGAAGTAG
- a CDS encoding serine hydrolase domain-containing protein, which yields MAHELTQETIDAVAAIFDKAVAGHRMAGVAWGIASGGEVLASGGAGSSALVGGERAEGAFTPRVDSISRIASMTKSFTAATILALRDEGKLRLDDPIATYVPVAAHIGSLSEDSPALTLRHALTMSAGFVTDNPWGDRQESMSTDEFDEYIAGGLSLIAEPGCGFEYSNTGFVLLGRVIDEVTGVSFRDEIRRRFIDPLGMKDTVFSLAEMTDDQRSRVLTGHRVGDGEGAKRFEEVDFDTPGAFGAMAGLFSTVADVAKWTAFLAEVGVHGADGINDDSRAMLSPASRREMQEIHRIQKWPVLEDGNGFGRVRGYGYGLVVEKFPKLGDVISHSGGYPGYGSYMVWLRGTGLTVIALANSKYAPAIPCSLDALEAIRTHQPELVEAPKRELAPTTRDALERALAWLRDVELEGQPTTLVPSGSARTVLANRAEQGVSEESDPLLALFATNMDQDVSRAERVRLRDAALRIAGLDRADLTLEKAASLKVLSPFQAVCTFEGESGKVLIDLLMDPRKNSQIQALNIKGESKDKGEASGAAPIGI from the coding sequence ATGGCTCACGAGCTGACACAGGAGACGATTGACGCCGTCGCGGCGATTTTTGACAAGGCTGTCGCGGGGCACCGCATGGCGGGTGTCGCGTGGGGCATTGCGTCGGGCGGCGAGGTGCTCGCCTCGGGTGGTGCGGGTTCGAGCGCGCTCGTGGGCGGCGAAAGGGCCGAGGGTGCCTTCACGCCTCGCGTCGATTCAATCTCGCGCATTGCGTCGATGACGAAGTCGTTCACGGCCGCGACGATCCTCGCTCTTCGTGACGAGGGGAAGCTGCGCCTCGATGACCCGATCGCGACCTACGTTCCTGTCGCCGCGCACATCGGATCGTTGAGCGAGGATTCCCCCGCCCTCACGCTTCGCCACGCGCTCACGATGTCGGCTGGCTTCGTGACGGATAACCCGTGGGGTGACCGGCAGGAGTCGATGAGCACCGACGAGTTCGATGAATACATCGCCGGTGGTCTCTCGCTCATCGCCGAACCCGGCTGCGGATTCGAATACTCGAATACCGGTTTCGTTCTCCTTGGACGCGTGATCGACGAGGTCACGGGCGTGAGCTTCCGCGACGAGATTCGCCGTCGTTTTATCGATCCTCTCGGGATGAAGGACACGGTGTTCTCGCTCGCCGAGATGACCGATGACCAGCGCTCGCGCGTGCTCACGGGTCACCGCGTGGGCGACGGGGAGGGCGCGAAGCGCTTTGAAGAGGTCGATTTCGACACTCCGGGCGCCTTCGGCGCAATGGCGGGACTCTTCTCGACCGTCGCCGACGTCGCAAAGTGGACGGCGTTCCTCGCTGAAGTGGGCGTGCATGGCGCCGACGGCATCAACGACGACTCGCGCGCGATGCTCTCGCCGGCTTCGCGCCGCGAAATGCAGGAGATTCACCGCATCCAAAAGTGGCCGGTTCTCGAGGATGGAAACGGTTTCGGTCGCGTTCGCGGCTACGGCTACGGCCTCGTCGTCGAGAAATTCCCGAAGCTCGGCGATGTCATCTCCCACTCCGGTGGGTATCCGGGCTACGGCTCGTACATGGTGTGGCTGCGCGGCACGGGCCTGACCGTGATCGCCCTCGCGAACTCCAAGTACGCGCCCGCGATCCCCTGCTCGCTCGACGCGCTCGAGGCGATCCGCACCCACCAGCCCGAGCTCGTCGAAGCGCCAAAGCGTGAACTCGCGCCCACCACGCGCGACGCCCTCGAGAGGGCTCTCGCGTGGCTGCGCGACGTCGAGCTCGAGGGCCAGCCGACGACCCTCGTGCCGAGCGGCTCGGCGCGCACCGTGCTCGCGAACCGCGCCGAGCAGGGCGTGAGCGAGGAAAGCGACCCGCTTCTCGCGCTGTTTGCGACCAACATGGATCAGGACGTCTCGCGCGCCGAACGCGTGCGTCTGCGTGACGCGGCCCTGCGGATCGCCGGCCTCGACCGCGCCGACCTCACGCTCGAGAAGGCTGCGAGCCTGAAGGTGCTTTCACCGTTCCAAGCGGTGTGCACGTTCGAGGGCGAAAGCGGGAAGGTCCTCATCGACCTGCTTATGGATCCGCGCAAGAACTCCCAGATCCAGGCGCTCAACATCAAGGGTGAATCGAAAGACAAGGGTGAGGCCTCGGGCGCCGCACCCATCGGAATCTGA
- a CDS encoding MetQ/NlpA family ABC transporter substrate-binding protein, with protein sequence MTNLNRRTLLTSAAGLAGLGFLSACVSNSPGTGGKSGEASVDSSLKIGASPVPHAEILQFVKDELAKDAGIDIEIVEYTDYILPNKDLEAGDTDANFYQTPNFLKNEIEENGYKFTAGKGVHIEPLGLYSEKAKSVEEIAESGEIALNSDPANTARGLRLLESAGLISLGDAPEDALVKPEDVKENPKNLKFTELEGGQIPRSLGDFAAAVINGNFALEAGLKPNEDSIFLEPGEDSPYANLLVWRSEDDGNEYLKKLEELLHSDEVKAFIEKTYTDGSVIPAF encoded by the coding sequence ATGACCAACCTCAACCGTCGCACCCTTCTCACCTCGGCCGCTGGCCTCGCGGGGCTCGGATTCTTGAGCGCGTGCGTGTCGAACTCGCCGGGTACCGGGGGCAAGAGCGGTGAAGCGAGCGTGGACTCGTCGCTCAAGATCGGTGCGTCACCGGTTCCCCACGCGGAGATTCTCCAGTTTGTGAAGGACGAGCTCGCGAAAGACGCGGGCATTGACATCGAGATCGTCGAATACACCGACTACATCCTGCCGAACAAGGACCTCGAGGCGGGCGACACCGACGCGAACTTCTACCAGACCCCGAACTTCCTCAAGAACGAGATTGAAGAAAACGGCTACAAGTTCACGGCCGGCAAGGGCGTGCACATCGAGCCTCTTGGCCTGTATTCGGAGAAGGCGAAGAGCGTCGAGGAGATCGCCGAGAGTGGCGAAATCGCGCTCAACAGCGATCCCGCGAACACCGCGCGTGGCCTGAGGCTTCTCGAATCGGCGGGACTCATCTCGCTCGGTGACGCCCCCGAGGACGCACTCGTCAAGCCCGAGGATGTCAAGGAGAACCCCAAGAACCTCAAGTTCACCGAGCTCGAGGGGGGCCAGATCCCACGTTCGCTCGGAGACTTTGCCGCCGCCGTGATCAACGGCAACTTCGCGCTCGAGGCAGGCCTCAAGCCGAACGAAGATTCGATTTTCCTTGAGCCGGGCGAAGACAGCCCCTATGCGAACCTCCTCGTATGGCGAAGCGAGGATGACGGAAACGAGTACCTCAAGAAGCTCGAGGAGCTCCTGCACTCGGACGAGGTGAAGGCCTTCATTGAGAAGACCTACACCGACGGTTCCGTCATCCCCGCTTTCTAA
- a CDS encoding DEAD/DEAH box helicase, with product MDERNRDGRRRPLSTTGTHEAEPRPALAYRSCTLHLHADTALGVSLWAHVTDSERRAHTLDALEPALTALSPDSGRPAPLAPIGAWLARPMRHVIEVELLGRRTRVRTLALESAHLAELTTALRARIAHLARTSATPRDTSTEGITRLIGELAAAGRPLDLGEGILLAPETLAVLNLDSHAREIVDRRDVVPGPESAHDTSRVRWRLAPGLAVGTSPVHPALEHLVDAHARVAFTRLRKERERAGKLPGAEELAALDPVGAALLDALDTSDTLLALDTVSDRRVRKTLDSFVDSALAGVLLSERQPRLTVRVREAQQKGYDAGSATVGLRVYSSAARWQVEVCLTETSGRVHLLGELVNAGDLTSVGALEHASHVRRLSPTLAAIHAEPGGLTWNLSTKELSRFLTDDAAVLETEGIAVMLPREWTKQRVSVVATVATPQEDPENRPTKSVGLSGAMASFEFGIAVGESMLSPEELEELLEEQRELVNIRGQWVRLDSSTLRAATAFLQGARRVAAANPREREREALTDVQFRGLLTESGLEDLDLSVEAATNNGDELLFGTDKVSVPALPAPRTLKATLRPYQKRGLDWLTFLDSRGLGGILADDMGLGKTMQVLAFLAREREKLPQIGPTLLVCPMSVLGSWQREAERWLPSLDVHIHHGPDRLHGEAFRERARASHLTLTTYALVARDFDDLASATFHRVILDEAQHVKNHDTGVTQAVKALPEGRRLALTGTPVENDLTDLHSILSITTPGLLPSEAAFRERFVKPINEGNRAVQERLSLVTRPFILRRVKTDRSIISDLPDKREERELVNITEEQAGLYKALVEDMTKELEQLAKVSDPLARDRRRRTIVSTTIMKMKQVLGHPAHFLGDGSPLLDATGEHRSGKLERLDTILGSVVASGEKALIFTQFTAFAPTMLEHWEKTFGIRVPFLHGGISKAERDEMVREFQNSPGMPGAMLLSLRAGGTGITLTAANHVIHLDRWWNPAVENQATDRAFRIGQTRDVSVHKLISIGTIEEKIDDVLRSKLELAEHTVRSGEGWLTELSNEKLAEIVSLGDARKDRRP from the coding sequence GTGGATGAGCGCAACCGCGACGGTCGCCGACGGCCTCTGAGCACCACGGGCACCCACGAGGCGGAGCCGAGGCCCGCTCTCGCGTATCGTTCGTGCACGCTCCACCTTCACGCTGATACCGCCCTCGGCGTGAGCCTGTGGGCCCACGTGACCGACTCCGAGCGCCGCGCGCATACGCTCGACGCTCTCGAACCTGCACTCACGGCGCTTTCTCCCGACAGCGGTCGACCCGCGCCACTTGCCCCGATCGGGGCGTGGCTCGCGCGGCCCATGCGTCACGTGATCGAGGTCGAGCTCCTTGGCCGCCGCACCCGCGTGCGCACCCTCGCGCTTGAAAGCGCGCACCTCGCTGAGCTCACCACGGCTCTGCGCGCACGCATCGCTCACCTCGCACGCACGTCGGCAACGCCGAGAGATACGAGCACGGAGGGCATCACCCGCCTCATCGGTGAGCTCGCCGCGGCCGGTCGCCCACTCGACCTCGGTGAGGGAATCCTCCTCGCGCCCGAAACCCTCGCGGTCCTCAATCTCGATTCACACGCGAGAGAAATTGTCGACCGACGTGACGTCGTTCCCGGGCCCGAGAGCGCCCACGACACTTCTCGCGTGCGCTGGCGCCTCGCCCCGGGTCTCGCGGTGGGCACTTCCCCCGTTCATCCCGCGCTCGAACACCTCGTCGATGCCCACGCACGCGTCGCTTTCACGCGCTTGCGCAAGGAACGCGAACGGGCGGGAAAGCTCCCGGGCGCCGAGGAACTCGCGGCCCTCGACCCCGTGGGCGCGGCGCTCCTCGATGCCCTCGACACCAGCGACACGCTCCTCGCGCTCGACACCGTCAGCGACCGCCGCGTGCGTAAAACCCTCGATTCCTTCGTGGATTCGGCGCTCGCCGGAGTTCTCTTGAGCGAGAGGCAGCCACGCCTCACGGTGCGCGTGCGCGAGGCGCAACAGAAGGGGTACGACGCCGGCTCGGCAACCGTCGGACTCCGTGTGTACTCCAGTGCCGCCCGCTGGCAGGTCGAGGTGTGCCTCACCGAAACGTCGGGCCGCGTGCACCTGCTCGGGGAACTCGTGAACGCGGGCGACCTGACGAGCGTAGGTGCGCTCGAGCATGCCTCCCACGTGCGCCGCCTTTCTCCGACGCTTGCGGCGATCCACGCCGAGCCGGGCGGGCTCACGTGGAACCTCTCCACGAAGGAGCTTTCGCGCTTCCTCACCGATGACGCGGCCGTGCTCGAGACCGAAGGGATCGCGGTCATGCTGCCGCGCGAGTGGACGAAGCAGCGCGTGAGCGTGGTCGCGACGGTGGCAACGCCGCAGGAGGACCCCGAGAATCGCCCCACAAAGTCGGTGGGACTCTCGGGTGCGATGGCGTCGTTCGAGTTTGGCATCGCCGTCGGCGAGTCGATGCTGAGCCCCGAGGAACTCGAGGAACTCCTCGAGGAGCAGCGCGAGCTCGTGAACATTCGCGGGCAGTGGGTGCGCCTCGATTCCTCGACGCTCCGTGCCGCGACGGCATTCCTCCAGGGCGCGCGCCGGGTGGCGGCGGCAAACCCTCGCGAGAGGGAACGTGAGGCGCTCACCGACGTGCAGTTTCGCGGCCTCCTCACGGAGAGTGGCCTCGAGGATCTCGACCTGAGCGTCGAGGCCGCGACGAACAACGGCGACGAGCTGCTGTTTGGCACCGATAAGGTTTCCGTTCCCGCGCTCCCCGCCCCCCGCACGCTCAAGGCGACGCTTCGCCCCTATCAAAAGCGCGGCCTCGACTGGCTCACGTTCCTCGATTCGCGCGGCCTCGGCGGGATCCTCGCCGACGACATGGGCCTCGGCAAAACGATGCAGGTTCTCGCGTTCCTCGCGCGCGAACGCGAGAAGCTCCCCCAGATCGGCCCCACGCTTCTCGTGTGTCCCATGTCGGTCCTCGGTAGCTGGCAGCGCGAGGCTGAGCGCTGGCTCCCCAGCCTCGACGTCCACATCCACCACGGCCCCGATCGACTCCACGGCGAGGCGTTCCGCGAGCGCGCTCGCGCTTCCCACCTCACCCTCACGACCTATGCACTCGTTGCACGCGATTTCGACGATCTCGCCTCCGCGACGTTCCACCGCGTAATCCTCGACGAAGCGCAACACGTCAAGAATCACGACACCGGCGTCACGCAAGCCGTCAAGGCCCTTCCCGAGGGGCGGCGGCTTGCTCTCACGGGCACGCCCGTCGAGAACGACCTCACGGATCTCCACTCGATCCTCTCGATCACAACGCCGGGGCTGCTGCCGAGCGAGGCCGCGTTTAGGGAGAGGTTCGTCAAGCCGATCAACGAGGGCAACCGGGCCGTGCAGGAACGCTTGAGTCTGGTGACGCGCCCCTTCATCCTGCGGCGCGTCAAGACTGATCGCAGCATCATTTCGGATCTTCCCGACAAGCGCGAGGAGCGCGAGCTCGTCAACATCACCGAGGAGCAGGCCGGGCTGTACAAGGCGCTCGTCGAGGACATGACGAAAGAGCTCGAGCAGCTCGCAAAAGTTTCTGACCCTCTCGCCCGCGACCGCCGGCGCCGCACGATCGTGAGCACCACGATCATGAAAATGAAGCAGGTCCTCGGGCATCCCGCGCACTTCCTCGGCGACGGCTCACCCCTGCTGGATGCCACTGGCGAGCACAGAAGCGGAAAGCTTGAGCGGCTCGATACGATCCTCGGTTCTGTCGTCGCGAGCGGCGAGAAGGCCCTCATTTTCACGCAGTTCACGGCGTTTGCCCCCACGATGCTCGAGCACTGGGAAAAAACATTCGGCATTCGCGTGCCGTTCCTCCACGGCGGAATCTCGAAGGCCGAGCGCGACGAGATGGTGCGCGAGTTCCAGAACTCCCCCGGCATGCCCGGGGCGATGCTGCTTTCGCTCCGCGCAGGCGGCACCGGCATCACCCTCACGGCCGCCAATCACGTGATCCACCTCGATCGCTGGTGGAACCCCGCCGTCGAAAACCAGGCCACCGACCGCGCCTTCCGCATCGGCCAAACCCGAGACGTTTCCGTCCACAAGCTCATCTCGATCGGAACGATCGAGGAGAAGATCGACGATGTGCTGCGCTCAAAACTCGAGCTCGCAGAACACACCGTCCGCTCCGGCGAAGGCTGGCTCACGGAACTCAGCAATGAGAAACTCGCCGAGATCGTCTCGCTCGGCGACGCGCGGAAGGACAGACGCCCATGA
- the upp gene encoding uracil phosphoribosyltransferase, producing MRVLNIDHPLVAHKLTVLRDKNTPSSVFRQLADELVTLLAYEATRNVAVAPAEVETPVATTVGRKLTDPKPMVVPILRAGLGMLDGITRLLPTAEVGFLGMVRNDETLEVTTYANRLPDDLTGRQCFVVDPMLATGHTLIASVNYLLEKGARDITCVTLLSAPEGIATMEQKLDKNANITVVTAAIDEKLNEKNYIVPGLGDAGDRLFGVVD from the coding sequence ATGCGCGTATTGAACATTGACCACCCGCTCGTTGCCCATAAGCTCACCGTCCTTCGCGATAAGAACACTCCGAGTTCCGTTTTCCGCCAGCTCGCCGATGAGCTCGTCACCCTCCTCGCGTACGAGGCGACTCGCAATGTCGCCGTTGCTCCCGCGGAGGTCGAGACCCCTGTCGCGACGACGGTTGGCCGTAAGCTCACGGATCCAAAGCCCATGGTTGTGCCGATTCTCCGCGCGGGCCTCGGCATGCTCGATGGCATCACTCGCTTGCTTCCCACGGCCGAGGTGGGCTTCCTCGGCATGGTGCGCAATGACGAAACCCTCGAGGTCACGACCTACGCAAACCGCCTCCCCGATGACCTCACGGGCCGCCAGTGCTTCGTGGTGGATCCGATGCTCGCCACGGGCCACACCCTCATCGCCTCCGTGAACTACTTGCTCGAAAAGGGCGCTCGCGACATCACGTGCGTCACTCTCCTCTCGGCCCCCGAGGGCATCGCCACGATGGAGCAGAAGCTCGATAAGAACGCCAACATTACGGTGGTGACCGCGGCGATCGACGAGAAACTCAACGAAAAGAACTACATCGTTCCGGGCCTCGGTGATGCGGGCGATCGCCTCTTCGGAGTCGTCGACTAA
- a CDS encoding methionine ABC transporter permease, which produces MTQWIQEFFSDPIFTSTSTNNSLWINTGLTIYMVAWTMVLSVVIGIPLGIGLFELSRAYGRVARLAYQVLGFIVNVLRSFPFVILIIALLPLAKAIVGRGTGPNAAIISLTIAAVPFLARLVETALREIPAGKLEAVEMMGASRFQVIRHVLVAEALPGIIAGITTTTIGVVGYTAMAGTVGAGGLGDLAFRKGYLSYNNTVMITTVVVLILLVVLVQVVGDWAARAVDHRAKG; this is translated from the coding sequence ATGACCCAGTGGATTCAGGAGTTTTTCTCCGACCCGATCTTTACCTCGACGAGCACGAATAACTCACTGTGGATCAACACGGGACTCACGATCTACATGGTCGCGTGGACCATGGTGCTGAGCGTCGTCATCGGCATTCCCCTCGGGATCGGCCTTTTTGAACTCTCGCGTGCCTACGGCCGCGTTGCCCGACTCGCCTATCAGGTGCTCGGCTTCATCGTGAACGTGCTGCGCAGCTTCCCCTTCGTCATCCTCATCATCGCCCTCCTGCCACTCGCGAAGGCGATCGTCGGGCGAGGAACGGGGCCAAACGCCGCGATCATCTCCCTCACGATCGCCGCCGTTCCCTTCCTCGCGCGACTCGTTGAAACCGCGCTCAGGGAAATCCCCGCCGGCAAGCTCGAGGCAGTCGAGATGATGGGAGCGAGCCGATTCCAGGTGATCCGCCACGTACTCGTTGCCGAGGCGCTTCCCGGCATCATCGCCGGCATCACCACGACGACGATCGGAGTGGTCGGTTACACCGCGATGGCGGGCACCGTCGGCGCTGGCGGCCTCGGCGACCTCGCCTTCCGCAAGGGGTACTTGAGCTACAACAACACGGTCATGATCACCACCGTCGTCGTGCTTATTCTTCTCGTGGTGCTCGTGCAGGTCGTGGGGGATTGGGCCGCGCGAGCGGTTGATCACCGAGCGAAGGGCTAA
- a CDS encoding MinD/ParA family ATP-binding protein, translated as MIAHARIVSAKDATIQFADRAERIEGESRNEVRTAIKHAFVAEARKQDGPIDVVIFDGPATHNLRVEPNGRIQPREADSRPLYASNAAMPAAAGQKRGRHSALSATSPASGNTPRPASASSPGSASAASAAALADLQKRLAAAEERPAADSTSSPEALDGTRRAGGDELTPSSTAQPHEPVVAPKRELPKDDLPTLDDLRAGNDAHRKPVATRGFNKFIRQATFGLIKPGPGRAERLELDQIERIRKRLDAPKNIAVVNLKGGAHKTTSVLMLAATLGMFRGGSVLAWDNNETRGTLGWRGIPSEHHLTALDLLHNLDHFAGTDARVADLDKYVRPQGDMNFDILASDEDPGSAASIDGDAFNRLNDTLSRFYRIKVVDTGNNVRASNWLAAVEGADQLVIVSTVREDTFNAAAWMIDELRMTGHKKQVENAVTILSHSSRGKIDRVLRKRLLHHFGAHTRAVLEVPFEPHFVDGGSLEWAKLSKETREAWMSATATVADGL; from the coding sequence ATGATTGCTCACGCACGCATCGTTTCGGCGAAGGACGCCACGATTCAGTTCGCCGACCGCGCCGAACGCATCGAAGGCGAGAGCAGGAACGAGGTGCGCACCGCCATCAAGCACGCCTTCGTCGCAGAAGCTCGTAAGCAGGACGGCCCGATCGATGTCGTCATTTTTGATGGCCCGGCAACCCACAATCTTCGCGTGGAACCCAACGGCCGGATCCAGCCGCGTGAGGCGGACTCACGCCCGCTGTATGCCTCGAATGCCGCGATGCCTGCCGCCGCAGGTCAAAAGCGAGGGCGTCATTCGGCGCTGAGTGCCACGAGCCCGGCTTCCGGGAACACCCCGCGACCCGCAAGCGCCTCCTCCCCTGGCTCCGCGAGCGCGGCCTCCGCCGCCGCTCTCGCCGATCTCCAGAAGCGCCTTGCCGCTGCGGAGGAACGCCCCGCTGCTGATTCCACGTCCTCTCCCGAGGCCCTCGATGGCACGCGTCGCGCAGGTGGCGACGAGCTCACCCCCTCCTCGACGGCACAGCCGCACGAGCCCGTTGTGGCACCGAAGCGCGAGCTTCCCAAGGACGACCTGCCGACGCTCGATGACCTACGCGCGGGCAACGACGCCCACCGCAAGCCGGTCGCCACGCGAGGCTTCAACAAGTTCATCCGCCAGGCCACCTTCGGTCTCATTAAGCCCGGGCCCGGCCGCGCCGAGCGCCTCGAACTCGATCAGATTGAGCGGATCCGTAAGCGGCTTGACGCACCGAAGAACATCGCGGTCGTGAACCTCAAGGGCGGCGCCCACAAAACCACGAGCGTGCTCATGCTCGCCGCGACCCTCGGCATGTTCCGCGGGGGAAGCGTGCTCGCGTGGGACAACAACGAAACGCGAGGCACCCTCGGCTGGCGCGGCATCCCGAGCGAGCACCACCTCACGGCCCTCGATCTTCTCCACAACCTCGATCACTTCGCGGGCACGGATGCGCGCGTGGCTGACCTCGATAAATACGTGCGCCCGCAAGGCGACATGAACTTCGACATTCTTGCTTCCGATGAGGATCCGGGCTCGGCCGCGTCGATCGATGGCGATGCTTTCAATCGCCTCAACGACACGCTCTCGCGCTTCTACCGCATCAAGGTCGTGGACACCGGCAATAACGTGCGCGCCTCGAACTGGCTCGCCGCTGTCGAAGGCGCCGATCAGCTCGTGATCGTCTCGACGGTTCGAGAGGACACCTTCAACGCCGCGGCGTGGATGATCGATGAACTGCGCATGACGGGCCACAAGAAACAGGTCGAGAACGCGGTGACGATCCTGTCGCACTCCTCGCGCGGCAAGATCGACCGCGTGCTGCGCAAGCGTCTCCTTCACCACTTCGGCGCTCACACGCGCGCCGTGCTCGAAGTTCCGTTCGAGCCGCACTTCGTGGATGGCGGAAGCCTCGAATGGGCCAAGCTCTCGAAGGAGACGCGCGAGGCGTGGATGAGCGCAACCGCGACGGTCGCCGACGGCCTCTGA
- a CDS encoding nucleoside deaminase — MTHAVLELDQLMQPAINEARTASTPPRRDIPIGAAVYDEEGRLLASAGNRREADEDPTAHAEILALREAARVRGRWNLSGCTLAVTLEPCTMCAGAIVLARIKHLVVGAMDPKAGAAGSLYDLVREERLNHRVELTTGVRAEECGDMLRDFFRALRERRKGLREG, encoded by the coding sequence ATGACACACGCGGTTCTCGAATTGGACCAGCTCATGCAGCCCGCGATCAACGAAGCGCGCACCGCCTCGACGCCACCGCGCCGCGACATTCCCATCGGTGCCGCCGTGTACGACGAAGAGGGAAGGCTACTCGCGAGCGCCGGCAACCGTCGGGAAGCGGATGAAGACCCCACCGCCCACGCCGAAATCCTTGCCCTTCGCGAAGCGGCCCGCGTGCGCGGGCGCTGGAACCTGAGCGGCTGTACCCTCGCCGTGACCCTCGAGCCCTGCACGATGTGCGCGGGTGCGATTGTGCTTGCTCGCATCAAACACCTTGTCGTGGGCGCGATGGATCCCAAAGCGGGAGCGGCCGGGTCGCTCTACGACCTCGTTCGTGAAGAGAGGCTCAATCACCGAGTGGAACTCACCACGGGCGTGAGAGCCGAAGAATGCGGCGATATGCTCCGCGATTTTTTTCGCGCCTTGCGTGAACGACGCAAGGGGCTACGCGAAGGGTAA
- a CDS encoding methionine ABC transporter ATP-binding protein: protein MITLDGLTKVFPGTGGAEVRALDGISLDVADGEIHGIVGRSGAGKSTLIRCLTGLEKPTSGTVRIGDTDIAALNGPQLRAARRKIGMVFQHANLLDSRTAARNIAHPLEIAGWSRGKIRERVAELVTLVGLEGRENNYPAQLSGGQIQRVGIARGLAARPQVLLCDEPTSALDPGTTRQILSLIKNLNRRLGITVLLITHEMSTVREICDHVTLLDAGKVVQTGTLLDVASDPFGRLAKELIPLPPAPTGVDAKIVNLDYGKSPAVKNVNDIVRFTEKHDALAEVVAASIETIQGQQIGRVQLALRNADNSPISAPGFAKFVQDCADNNIVAVEVQP, encoded by the coding sequence GTGATCACACTTGACGGACTCACCAAAGTTTTCCCCGGCACCGGCGGTGCCGAGGTTCGCGCCCTCGACGGCATTTCACTTGATGTCGCCGACGGCGAGATCCACGGCATCGTCGGCCGCTCCGGCGCCGGTAAATCAACGCTCATTCGCTGCCTCACGGGCCTCGAGAAGCCCACGAGCGGCACCGTGCGGATCGGCGACACCGATATCGCCGCCCTCAACGGGCCCCAATTGCGGGCCGCGCGACGGAAGATCGGCATGGTTTTCCAGCACGCAAACCTGCTCGATTCCCGCACTGCCGCACGCAATATTGCGCATCCGCTTGAGATCGCCGGCTGGTCTCGCGGAAAGATTCGCGAGCGCGTCGCGGAACTCGTGACACTCGTGGGCCTCGAAGGTCGCGAAAACAACTACCCGGCGCAGCTCTCCGGCGGGCAGATCCAACGCGTCGGGATCGCACGCGGCCTCGCGGCCCGTCCCCAGGTGCTTTTGTGCGATGAGCCCACGAGCGCGCTCGATCCGGGGACGACGCGCCAGATCCTGTCCCTCATCAAGAACCTCAACCGCCGCCTCGGCATTACGGTTCTTCTCATCACCCACGAGATGAGCACCGTGCGCGAAATCTGCGATCACGTGACACTCCTCGACGCCGGAAAAGTTGTGCAGACCGGAACGCTTCTCGACGTCGCTTCCGACCCATTCGGTCGCCTCGCAAAAGAACTCATTCCGCTGCCGCCCGCACCCACGGGTGTCGATGCGAAGATCGTCAACCTGGATTACGGCAAATCACCAGCGGTCAAGAATGTGAATGACATCGTGCGCTTCACCGAAAAGCACGACGCTCTCGCCGAGGTCGTCGCCGCGTCGATCGAAACGATCCAGGGCCAGCAGATCGGCCGCGTGCAGCTCGCGCTCCGCAACGCCGATAACAGTCCCATTAGCGCGCCGGGCTTCGCCAAGTTCGTGCAGGACTGTGCCGACAACAACATCGTCGCCGTGGAGGTGCAGCCATGA